One genomic segment of Aliarcobacter cibarius includes these proteins:
- a CDS encoding IS630 family transposase: MEKLDKNDARKVDSKTLQYLRDRAIKLRESGVSNIETASILGLSKITTSRWYSKYKKDGQKALKVQKTGRPKKSGKRLSDEQESRIISMLIDTTPEQLKFKFALWTREAVKQLILRELDVDMPISTVGDYLAKWQFTSKKPIKRAYERKDSATKAWLEIEYPKIKKEAKINNADVWWADETACVSLPSNLKGYAPIGSKIKPILTHTAKKFKVNMISAITNTGKSMFALYDDSIATDNFIDFLEKVIKSNDKKVFMIVDNLRVHHAKKVKEWEEENKDKIKLFYLPPYSPEFNPDEYLNQDYKSNVHKNGLPKNQKELKENTQNYMESLQRNPQKVANFFLHPSVKYAS, encoded by the coding sequence ATGGAAAAATTAGATAAAAATGATGCAAGAAAAGTAGATTCAAAAACATTGCAATATCTTCGGGATAGAGCAATAAAATTAAGAGAGAGTGGTGTTAGTAATATTGAGACAGCTAGTATTTTAGGTTTATCAAAAATTACAACTTCAAGATGGTATAGTAAATACAAAAAAGATGGACAAAAAGCTCTTAAAGTTCAAAAGACAGGTAGACCAAAAAAGAGTGGTAAACGCCTTAGTGATGAACAAGAATCAAGAATTATTAGTATGCTAATAGATACAACACCAGAACAGCTAAAATTTAAATTTGCCCTATGGACAAGGGAAGCAGTAAAACAATTGATTTTGAGAGAACTTGATGTTGATATGCCAATATCAACTGTTGGAGATTATTTAGCTAAATGGCAATTTACATCTAAAAAGCCAATAAAAAGAGCTTATGAGAGAAAAGATAGTGCTACAAAAGCTTGGCTTGAAATAGAGTACCCAAAGATAAAAAAAGAAGCAAAAATAAATAATGCTGATGTTTGGTGGGCAGATGAAACAGCTTGTGTTTCATTGCCAAGTAATCTAAAAGGATATGCACCAATAGGAAGTAAAATAAAACCAATATTAACTCATACAGCTAAAAAGTTTAAAGTTAATATGATAAGTGCTATTACTAATACAGGTAAATCAATGTTTGCACTTTATGATGATTCAATAGCTACTGATAATTTTATAGATTTTTTAGAAAAAGTAATAAAGTCAAATGATAAAAAAGTATTTATGATAGTAGATAACCTAAGAGTACATCATGCTAAAAAAGTAAAAGAGTGGGAAGAAGAGAATAAAGATAAAATAAAACTATTTTATCTACCACCATACTCTCCTGAATTTAACCCAGATGAATATTTAAATCAAGATTATAAAAGTAATGTACATAAAAATGGTCTGCCAAAGAATCAAAAAGAATTGAAAGAAAACACACAAAATTATATGGAGAGTTTACAAAGAAATCCACAAAAAGTTGCAAATTTCTTTTTACATCCTAGTGTGAAATAT
- a CDS encoding DASS family sodium-coupled anion symporter: MSTRSLKLLAPVLVVLVLWFIPAPEGLSQNAWHFLAIFLGVVIGLILEPVPAALVGFTAISVVALLGLVGDSKESVKWALSGFSNSVIWLIFAAFMFAEGYKKTGLGKRVSLLMVKYMGKSTLGLGYAVAFSDLILAPFMPSNTARSGGSIYPVAINIPQIFNSLPDNEPRKIGAYISWVAIASTCVTSSMFLTALAPNLLAVDLIAKSTSHAITWMEWATIMLPLMIPMFLLTPWLTYVLYPPTQKRSPEAPTWAAEELKKLGSVTFKEYLMAGLATVALVLWIFGKELGVDSTILLHR, from the coding sequence ATGTCTACAAGGAGTTTAAAATTATTAGCACCTGTGCTAGTAGTTCTAGTTTTATGGTTTATACCTGCTCCAGAAGGTTTGTCACAAAATGCATGGCATTTTTTAGCAATATTTTTAGGAGTAGTTATTGGGTTAATTCTTGAGCCTGTACCAGCAGCTTTAGTGGGATTTACTGCCATTTCAGTAGTTGCACTTTTAGGTTTAGTTGGAGATTCTAAAGAGAGTGTAAAATGGGCACTAAGTGGTTTTTCAAATAGTGTTATTTGGCTAATTTTTGCAGCATTTATGTTTGCAGAAGGTTATAAAAAAACAGGTCTTGGAAAAAGAGTATCATTACTTATGGTTAAATATATGGGAAAAAGTACTTTAGGATTAGGATATGCTGTTGCTTTCTCTGATTTAATTTTAGCTCCATTTATGCCATCCAATACAGCAAGAAGTGGAGGAAGTATATATCCTGTAGCTATTAATATTCCACAAATTTTCAACTCTTTACCAGATAATGAACCAAGAAAAATTGGTGCTTATATATCTTGGGTTGCAATTGCATCAACTTGTGTAACAAGTTCAATGTTTTTAACAGCTCTTGCTCCGAACTTACTAGCAGTTGATTTGATTGCAAAAAGTACTAGCCATGCTATAACATGGATGGAATGGGCAACAATAATGCTTCCATTAATGATTCCAATGTTTTTATTAACACCTTGGCTTACTTATGTTTTATATCCACCAACACAAAAAAGATCTCCAGAAGCTCCAACTTGGGCAGCAGAAGAATTAAAAAAATTAGGTTCTGTTACATTTAAAGAATATTTAATGGCTGGACTTGCAACTGTTGCTTTAGTTCTTTGGATATTTGGAAAAGAACTAGGAGTTGATTCAACAATATTACTACACCGATAA
- a CDS encoding GDSL-type esterase/lipase family protein, with amino-acid sequence MKVILLFSLIFIELFANEWKIQNDPYYKHKVTQFEMLKDKSDAKIVMLGDSITDEGEWSELWGKVVQNRGISGDTTSGVLDRLYTISPSIEEVYIMIGVNDIMRGAKAQDVYLNYEKIVQFFQKKGIKVNIQSTLYIGESRKKDFNVEVEKLNEKLKLFAKQNNIRFIDLNQILSSNKVLKADFTKDDLHLNGDAYKLWIAEIK; translated from the coding sequence ATGAAAGTAATACTATTATTTTCTTTAATATTTATAGAATTATTTGCAAATGAATGGAAAATACAAAATGATCCATATTATAAACATAAGGTCACACAATTTGAAATGTTAAAAGATAAAAGTGATGCTAAAATTGTGATGCTTGGAGACTCTATTACTGATGAGGGTGAATGGAGTGAGTTATGGGGTAAAGTTGTACAAAATAGGGGTATTAGTGGAGATACTACTAGTGGAGTTTTAGATAGACTTTATACAATTAGTCCAAGTATAGAAGAAGTTTATATAATGATAGGTGTTAATGATATTATGCGTGGTGCAAAAGCGCAAGATGTATATTTAAACTATGAAAAGATAGTTCAATTCTTCCAAAAAAAAGGTATTAAAGTAAATATTCAATCTACTTTATACATAGGTGAGAGTAGAAAAAAAGATTTCAATGTAGAAGTTGAAAAATTAAATGAAAAATTAAAACTATTTGCTAAACAAAACAATATAAGATTTATAGATTTGAATCAAATTTTATCATCAAATAAAGTTTTGAAAGCAGATTTTACAAAAGATGATTTACATTTAAATGGAGATGCTTATAAACTTTGGATAGCAGAGATAAAGTAG
- a CDS encoding transglutaminase domain-containing protein yields MDIGDSTYVNQVRVDEYTKNLSDHLTKDCNKDQVCEVKNILNFVTNIPYKINDSIARTPKKVVEQNFGDCDDKSNLLISLLRQKDYEAYFVLVPEHIFVIVNLQNINLGKPTLYINDKKFYILESTATNSEIGFDLKYKLDEIEAVIDPFINKKLIIDKLDYK; encoded by the coding sequence ATGGATATAGGAGACTCAACTTATGTAAATCAAGTTAGAGTTGATGAATATACTAAAAATCTAAGTGATCATTTAACAAAAGATTGTAATAAAGATCAGGTTTGTGAAGTTAAAAATATATTAAACTTTGTAACAAATATACCATATAAAATAAATGATAGTATTGCAAGAACTCCAAAAAAAGTTGTAGAACAAAATTTTGGAGATTGTGATGATAAATCAAATTTGTTAATATCACTTTTAAGACAAAAAGATTATGAAGCTTATTTTGTATTAGTTCCTGAACATATATTTGTCATAGTAAATCTTCAAAATATAAATTTAGGTAAACCAACTTTATATATTAATGATAAAAAATTTTATATTTTAGAAAGTACAGCAACAAATTCAGAAATTGGATTTGATTTGAAATATAAATTAGATGAAATTGAAGCTGTGATTGATCCATTTATAAATAAAAAATTGATTATAGATAAATTAGATTATAAGTAG
- a CDS encoding SDR family oxidoreductase gives MKTIIITGASNGIGKVLAEKLRNKYHIINIDIIENNIDKVAFHKCDLSNKFELLETIKKIKNSIDSLYAIINNAAKFTQKNISEQSIEEWENIISINLTAPYILSKEFAELLKKSKGHIINISSTRAIMSEEGTEAYSASKGGISSLTHSLAISLSPEIKVNSITPGWINVDKNYKPTKLDNEQHPTNRVGDAQDILDVVNFLLKNRGFITASNFVVDGGMTKKMIYV, from the coding sequence GTGAAAACTATTATAATAACTGGTGCTTCAAATGGTATTGGGAAAGTTTTAGCTGAGAAATTAAGAAATAAGTATCATATTATAAATATTGATATTATTGAAAATAATATAGATAAAGTTGCTTTTCACAAATGTGATTTATCAAATAAGTTTGAGCTTTTAGAAACTATAAAAAAAATAAAAAATAGTATAGATTCTCTTTATGCAATTATAAATAATGCAGCAAAATTTACACAAAAAAATATAAGCGAACAAAGTATAGAAGAGTGGGAAAATATAATTTCTATAAATTTAACGGCACCTTATATACTATCAAAAGAGTTTGCAGAACTTTTAAAAAAATCAAAAGGACATATCATAAATATCTCTTCAACTAGAGCAATTATGAGTGAAGAGGGTACAGAAGCTTATAGTGCTTCAAAAGGAGGTATTAGTTCATTAACTCATTCTTTAGCGATATCCTTATCTCCTGAAATAAAGGTAAATTCAATAACTCCTGGATGGATAAATGTTGATAAAAATTATAAACCAACAAAACTAGATAATGAACAGCATCCTACAAATAGAGTAGGTGATGCACAAGATATTTTAGATGTAGTTAATTTTTTATTGAAAAATAGAGGTTTTATAACTGCTAGTAATTTTGTTGTTGATGGTGGAATGACAAAAAAAATGATTTATGTTTAA
- a CDS encoding ArsS family sensor histidine kinase yields MIKNISINTFVNIIFTLAFISIFVTFAMFIRYDKERHDSNLQNRYEMIAENFLILFQDHPTKERLVDLYKKFNIRPIDNRDRILEIINNAQELTITQNYLGTYRVYKYDETFYIYVQQYGYNIMLKDTKYHNYSIAFISAGFILALLIFLILYEILTRKLKPLKILNRQIIEFSKGNKDIKLNYTGNDEIGTIARSFNEAINIINNQSKSKDLFMRNMMHELKTPITKAMFIAETLENEKTRDNLQKAFRRMDDIIKELATVEKLTSKNTMIYKEDVDFLTIFDKTIDLMLINPNNIEKNIENFTFNVDIYMMSIALKNLIDNALKFSTDKKAKIEANNKSIKVASKGEALKNSLDYYTDAFYQEEKRSNGFGLGLYIVKAIVNLHKYKLVYKHKDGYNYFIIDMEK; encoded by the coding sequence ATGATAAAAAATATCTCTATCAATACTTTTGTAAATATTATCTTTACTCTGGCTTTTATATCTATCTTTGTTACATTTGCAATGTTTATAAGATATGATAAAGAAAGACATGATTCTAATTTACAAAATAGATATGAGATGATTGCTGAAAATTTCTTAATACTTTTCCAAGATCATCCAACAAAAGAGAGACTCGTAGATTTATATAAAAAGTTTAATATTAGACCTATTGATAATAGAGACAGAATATTAGAAATTATAAATAATGCTCAAGAATTAACTATTACGCAAAATTATTTGGGTACATATAGAGTTTATAAATATGATGAAACATTTTATATTTATGTACAACAATATGGTTACAATATTATGCTAAAAGATACAAAATATCATAATTATAGTATTGCTTTTATATCAGCTGGATTTATTTTAGCACTTTTAATATTTTTAATTTTGTATGAAATTTTAACTAGAAAACTAAAACCACTTAAAATTCTAAATAGACAAATTATTGAATTTTCAAAAGGTAATAAAGATATAAAGCTAAATTATACTGGAAATGATGAAATTGGAACAATTGCAAGAAGTTTTAATGAAGCTATAAATATTATAAATAATCAATCAAAATCAAAAGATTTATTTATGAGAAATATGATGCATGAGTTAAAAACTCCTATAACAAAGGCTATGTTCATAGCAGAAACCTTAGAAAATGAAAAAACTAGAGATAATCTTCAAAAAGCTTTTAGAAGAATGGATGATATTATAAAAGAGTTAGCAACTGTAGAAAAACTTACTTCAAAAAACACCATGATTTATAAAGAAGATGTTGATTTTCTTACAATATTTGATAAAACTATAGATTTAATGCTAATTAATCCTAACAATATTGAAAAAAATATAGAAAATTTCACATTCAATGTTGATATTTATATGATGTCTATTGCTCTAAAAAACTTAATAGACAATGCACTAAAATTTAGTACAGATAAAAAAGCGAAAATTGAAGCCAACAACAAAAGTATAAAAGTTGCTTCAAAAGGAGAAGCCCTTAAAAATAGTTTAGATTATTATACTGATGCATTCTATCAAGAAGAAAAAAGAAGTAATGGATTTGGACTAGGACTTTATATTGTTAAAGCAATTGTAAATCTTCATAAATATAAATTAGTTTATAAACATAAAGATGGATACAATTACTTTATAATAGATATGGAAAAATAG
- a CDS encoding response regulator transcription factor, with the protein MIKILMIEDDLELAQIITDYLRSFDIDVTTTDSPYNGLSMLDLNKDYELLILDLTLPEIDGLELIPKIREKSNIPIIISSARDDILDKVMGLERGADDYLPKPYNPRELQARIKTILKRVDSKSNSNKNQEDQIFELRESDLQIIFKNVALNLTLAEYDILKLLIQRNHGVVSREDFIYTSDNIEDDSSLKNIDVIISRIRTKLSNIDDSRQYIRSVRGIGYQLI; encoded by the coding sequence ATCATTAAAATACTTATGATAGAAGATGATTTAGAATTAGCTCAAATCATTACGGATTATTTAAGATCATTTGATATAGATGTTACAACTACAGATAGCCCTTATAATGGGTTATCTATGCTTGATTTAAACAAAGATTATGAATTATTAATTCTGGATTTAACTCTTCCTGAAATAGATGGATTAGAATTGATTCCAAAAATTAGAGAAAAATCAAATATTCCTATAATAATAAGCTCTGCAAGAGATGACATCTTAGATAAAGTTATGGGATTAGAGCGTGGAGCTGATGATTATTTACCAAAACCTTACAATCCAAGAGAACTTCAAGCTAGAATTAAAACTATTTTAAAAAGAGTTGATTCGAAATCAAATAGTAATAAAAATCAAGAGGATCAAATTTTTGAACTAAGAGAGAGTGACTTACAAATCATATTCAAAAATGTTGCATTAAATTTGACTCTGGCGGAGTATGATATTTTAAAACTTTTAATTCAAAGAAATCATGGTGTTGTATCAAGAGAAGATTTTATTTACACAAGTGATAATATAGAAGATGATTCATCTTTAAAAAATATCGATGTAATAATTTCTAGAATAAGAACAAAATTATCAAATATTGATGATAGCAGACAATATATTAGATCAGTTAGAGGTATTGGTTATCAACTAATATGA
- a CDS encoding Do family serine endopeptidase yields the protein MNKKLFFTSIVLATSLFAKTIEFEEVDKSPQRIAPNSTSEILSFNNSIKSSVNSIVNISAKRSVDSNIDNLPMQMFDDPFFRKFFGEEFSNQFKQNRVQRSLGSGVIVTKDGYIVTNNHVVENADEISVTIGDDPTEYSAKLIGKDGDSDIAVIKIDSSKPLTPIKLADSNSLQIGDVTFAIGNPFGVGNTVTMGIISALNKDKVGINKYENYIQTDASINPGNSGGALVDSRGALIGINTAILSKSGGNDGIGFAIPVDMVKDVVTKLVVDGKVVRGYLGVAIGELEKDSKLVYKRKEGAVVLDISSDTPAAKYGLKRGDLIYSINGKSIKDRNALQNTIASFKPNEKINLEIERDGKDISLDIILGDRTSLVGVQTEVNTLLGGLKLNNITNEVIKKYRLSPDASGVLITDVEPKSKAEKAGFLAGDIIIQIEDVEVKNFTNIETALKKYNDKHKRIYVNRYGQTIMFVIK from the coding sequence TTGAATAAAAAACTATTTTTTACATCTATTGTATTGGCTACTTCACTTTTTGCAAAAACTATTGAATTTGAAGAGGTGGATAAAAGTCCACAGAGAATAGCCCCAAACTCTACTTCTGAAATTTTATCTTTTAATAATAGTATAAAATCATCCGTAAATTCTATTGTTAATATCTCAGCAAAAAGAAGTGTAGATTCAAATATTGATAATCTTCCTATGCAAATGTTCGATGACCCATTTTTTAGAAAATTTTTTGGAGAAGAGTTCTCAAATCAATTTAAACAAAATAGAGTTCAAAGATCACTTGGTTCTGGAGTTATTGTTACAAAAGATGGATACATTGTAACAAATAACCACGTTGTTGAAAATGCAGATGAAATAAGCGTAACAATTGGGGATGATCCTACAGAATATTCTGCAAAATTAATTGGAAAAGATGGGGATAGCGATATTGCTGTAATAAAAATTGATTCTAGTAAACCACTAACTCCTATAAAATTAGCAGATTCTAACTCTCTTCAAATCGGAGATGTAACTTTTGCTATTGGAAATCCTTTTGGTGTTGGTAATACTGTAACAATGGGTATTATCTCCGCTTTAAATAAAGATAAAGTAGGAATTAATAAATATGAAAACTACATTCAAACTGATGCATCTATAAATCCTGGAAATAGTGGTGGAGCATTAGTAGATAGTAGAGGGGCACTAATAGGAATAAATACTGCAATTTTATCAAAAAGTGGTGGAAATGATGGAATAGGATTTGCAATTCCTGTTGATATGGTAAAAGATGTAGTAACTAAACTTGTAGTAGATGGTAAAGTTGTAAGAGGTTATTTAGGAGTTGCGATAGGTGAACTTGAAAAAGATTCTAAACTAGTATATAAAAGAAAAGAAGGAGCTGTTGTTTTAGATATATCTAGTGATACACCAGCTGCTAAATATGGTTTAAAAAGAGGAGATTTAATCTACTCTATAAATGGTAAATCAATAAAAGATAGAAATGCATTACAAAATACAATTGCATCATTTAAACCAAATGAAAAAATCAATTTAGAAATTGAAAGAGATGGAAAAGATATAAGTTTAGATATAATTTTAGGAGATAGAACTAGCTTGGTTGGAGTTCAAACTGAAGTTAATACTTTGCTTGGTGGATTAAAGCTAAATAATATAACTAATGAAGTTATAAAGAAGTATAGACTTTCTCCAGATGCTAGTGGTGTTTTAATAACAGATGTAGAACCGAAATCTAAAGCTGAAAAGGCTGGTTTCTTAGCTGGAGATATAATTATACAAATAGAAGATGTAGAGGTTAAAAACTTCACAAATATTGAAACAGCACTTAAAAAATACAATGATAAACATAAAAGAATTTATGTAAATAGATATGGACAAACTATAATGTTTGTAATTAAATAA